Proteins co-encoded in one Arachis hypogaea cultivar Tifrunner chromosome 13, arahy.Tifrunner.gnm2.J5K5, whole genome shotgun sequence genomic window:
- the LOC112792306 gene encoding large ribosomal subunit protein uL3 isoform X1 codes for MSHRKFEHPRHGSLGFLPRKRASRHRGKVKAFPKDDPTKPCRLTAFLGYKAGMTHIVREVEKPGSKLHKKETCEAVTIIETPPLVVVGVVGYVKTPRGLRTLNTVWAQHLSEEVKRRFYKNWCKSKKKAFNKYSKKYETEEGKKDIESQLEKLKKYATVIRILAHTQIRKLKGLKQKKAHLMEIQVNGGTIAQKVDYAYGFFEKQIPVDAVFQKDEMIDIIGVTKGKGYEGVVTRWGVTRLPRKTHRGLRKVACIGAWHPARVSFTVARAGQNGYHHRTELNKKIYKLGKSGQESHTAITEFDRTEKEITPMGGFPHYGVVKDDYIMVRGCCVGPKKRVLTLRQSLLKQTSRVALEDIKLKFIDTSSKFGHGRFQTTQEKQKFFGRLKA; via the exons TGAAGGCTTTCCCAAAAGATGATCCTACTAAACCTTGCAGACTTACTGCCTTCCTGGGTTACAAGGCTGGAATGACCCACATTGTTAGAGAAGTTGAAAAGCCTGGATCAA AGCTTCATAAGAAGGAGACATGTGAGGCTGTTACCATCATTGAGACCCCTCCATTGgtggttgttggagttgtaggATATGTGAAGACACCCCGCGGTCTTCGCACTTTGAATACTGTTTGGGCTCAGCATTTAAGTGAGGAAGTCAAGAGGCGATTTTACAAGAACTGGTGCAAATCCAAAAAGAAAGCATTTAACAAGTATTCAAAAAAGTATGAGACTGAGGAGGGGAAGAAAGATATTGAATCCCAACTTGAGAAATTGAAAAAATATGCAACTGTCATTCGCATTCTGGCTCATACACAG ATAAGGAAGTTGAAGGGTCTTAAGCAGAAGAAGGCACATTTGATGGAGATCCAAGTCAATGGTGGGACTATTGCACAGAAAGTGGACTATGCTTATGGCTTCTTTGAGAAGCAAATCCCAGTTGATGCTGTTTTCCAAAAAGATGAGATGATAGACATCATCGGTGTGACCAAGGGTAAAGGTTATGAAGGTGTTGTAACTAGATGGGGTGTCACTCGCCTTCCACGCAAGACACACAGGGGTCTAAGGAAGGTTGCTTGTATTGGTGCTTGGCACCCTGCTCGTGTTTCTTTCACAGTTGCTAGGGCTGGGCAGAATGGATATCATCACCGAACTGAGTTGAATAAAAAGATCTACAAGCTTGGCAAGTCAGGTCAAGAATCACATACTGCCATCACCGAATTTGACAGGACGGAGAAGGAGATTACCCCCATGGGTGGTTTTCCTCATTATGGTGTGGTAAAGGATGATTACATTATGGTCAGGGGATGCTGTGTTGGACCTAAAAAGCGGGTTCTGACTCTTCGTCAGTCACTATTGAAGCAGACCTCTCGTGTGGCTCTTGAGGACATCAAGCTCAAGTTCATCGACACCTCTTCCAAGTTTGGACATGGGCGTTTCCAGACCACTCAAGAGAAGCAGAAGTTTTTCGGTCGCTTGAAGGCCTGA
- the LOC112792306 gene encoding large ribosomal subunit protein uL3 isoform X2, with product MTHIVREVEKPGSKLHKKETCEAVTIIETPPLVVVGVVGYVKTPRGLRTLNTVWAQHLSEEVKRRFYKNWCKSKKKAFNKYSKKYETEEGKKDIESQLEKLKKYATVIRILAHTQIRKLKGLKQKKAHLMEIQVNGGTIAQKVDYAYGFFEKQIPVDAVFQKDEMIDIIGVTKGKGYEGVVTRWGVTRLPRKTHRGLRKVACIGAWHPARVSFTVARAGQNGYHHRTELNKKIYKLGKSGQESHTAITEFDRTEKEITPMGGFPHYGVVKDDYIMVRGCCVGPKKRVLTLRQSLLKQTSRVALEDIKLKFIDTSSKFGHGRFQTTQEKQKFFGRLKA from the exons ATGACCCACATTGTTAGAGAAGTTGAAAAGCCTGGATCAA AGCTTCATAAGAAGGAGACATGTGAGGCTGTTACCATCATTGAGACCCCTCCATTGgtggttgttggagttgtaggATATGTGAAGACACCCCGCGGTCTTCGCACTTTGAATACTGTTTGGGCTCAGCATTTAAGTGAGGAAGTCAAGAGGCGATTTTACAAGAACTGGTGCAAATCCAAAAAGAAAGCATTTAACAAGTATTCAAAAAAGTATGAGACTGAGGAGGGGAAGAAAGATATTGAATCCCAACTTGAGAAATTGAAAAAATATGCAACTGTCATTCGCATTCTGGCTCATACACAG ATAAGGAAGTTGAAGGGTCTTAAGCAGAAGAAGGCACATTTGATGGAGATCCAAGTCAATGGTGGGACTATTGCACAGAAAGTGGACTATGCTTATGGCTTCTTTGAGAAGCAAATCCCAGTTGATGCTGTTTTCCAAAAAGATGAGATGATAGACATCATCGGTGTGACCAAGGGTAAAGGTTATGAAGGTGTTGTAACTAGATGGGGTGTCACTCGCCTTCCACGCAAGACACACAGGGGTCTAAGGAAGGTTGCTTGTATTGGTGCTTGGCACCCTGCTCGTGTTTCTTTCACAGTTGCTAGGGCTGGGCAGAATGGATATCATCACCGAACTGAGTTGAATAAAAAGATCTACAAGCTTGGCAAGTCAGGTCAAGAATCACATACTGCCATCACCGAATTTGACAGGACGGAGAAGGAGATTACCCCCATGGGTGGTTTTCCTCATTATGGTGTGGTAAAGGATGATTACATTATGGTCAGGGGATGCTGTGTTGGACCTAAAAAGCGGGTTCTGACTCTTCGTCAGTCACTATTGAAGCAGACCTCTCGTGTGGCTCTTGAGGACATCAAGCTCAAGTTCATCGACACCTCTTCCAAGTTTGGACATGGGCGTTTCCAGACCACTCAAGAGAAGCAGAAGTTTTTCGGTCGCTTGAAGGCCTGA